The following coding sequences lie in one Oncorhynchus kisutch isolate 150728-3 linkage group LG3, Okis_V2, whole genome shotgun sequence genomic window:
- the ier3 gene encoding radiation-inducible immediate-early gene IEX-1 → MYTRSNSLVLSIPTNNYQGQFAYRAMPRSKEPEIFTFERIPAQEPQRYTAVRQRRKNTRVQYPANVRKYLPPAEKSAAKRWLVALCLVLFLQIYTEDACIETPISAESLPVEAPEEASYAHYKVLPFQSAEEQARQLTDGVSTELSAVNHQDQLVGEQSDNIWSKLVNTTCPCWDGETNRMHSQSTRNGYVVAFLYPAVYHRLGSEN, encoded by the coding sequence ATGTATACACGATCAAATAGTTTGGTATTGTCAATTCCGACAAATAATTATCAAGGACAGTTCGCTTACAGGGCGATGCCGCGGAGCAAAGAGCCAGAAATCTTCACATTTGAGCGAATCCCAGCTCAAGAGCCACAACGCTACACAGCAGTGCGCCAGCGAAGGAAGAACACCCGGGTACAGTACCCAGCCAATGTCCGAAAATACCTTCCACCTGCGGAGAAGAGCGCTGCCAAGCGCTGGCTCGTTGCTCTGTGCCTGGTACTGTTCCTGCAGATCTACACCGAGGACGCTTGCATCGAGACACCGATCAGCGCCGAGAGTCTTCCCGTCGAGGCACCCGAGGAGGCGTCCTATGCGCATTACAAGGTACTACCATTCCAGTCAGCAGAGGAACAGGCGCGTCAACTCACAGACGGTGTCTCCACCGAGCTCTCAGCTGTCAATCATCAAGATCAACTTGTTGGTGAGCAGAGTGACAACATCTGGAGCAAGCTGGTCAATACGACGTGTCCCTGTTGGGATGGCGAGACGAATCGTATGCACAGCCAGAGCACAAGGAACGGCTACGTCGTAGCCTTCCTCTaccctgcagtttatcacagacTGGGATCCGAGAATTGA